One Solanum lycopersicum chromosome 4, SLM_r2.1 DNA window includes the following coding sequences:
- the LOC101250793 gene encoding salt stress-induced hydrophobic peptide ESI3, translating into MGSETFLEVILAILLPPVGVFLRYGCGVEFWICVLLTILGYIPGIIYALYVLVG; encoded by the exons atgGGTTCTGAAACATTTCTTGAAGTCATCCTTGCTATCTTACTTCCTCCTGTTGGTGTTTTCCTACGTTATGGTTGTGGT GTGGAGTTTTGGATTTGTGTGTTGCTGACAATACTGGGATACATACCGGGCATTATTTATGCACTCTATGTCTTGGTTGGATAG